In Bicyclus anynana chromosome 13, ilBicAnyn1.1, whole genome shotgun sequence, a genomic segment contains:
- the LOC112050903 gene encoding uncharacterized protein LOC112050903 isoform X2: MDRGQNYGATRVWRCTWCLPRGFLDGAIAFEIPIEEFDVNPKATTPPPHLQRLLHPPPADIKLPDIREKLAEAEQRRLLILQQRAASAQKRAQRMTKSSKINDDFLGPEESKHGPNVVTISPEPGVCEDKNI, from the exons ATGGATAGGGGCCAAAACTATGGTGCTACTCGAGTATGGAGATGCACGTGGTGTCTGCCGAGGGGTTTCCTCGATGGAG CGATCGCGTTTGAGATCCCCATAGAGGAGTTCGACGTGAACCCCAAGGCGACGACCCCTCCCCCGCACCTGCAGAGGCTGCTGCACCCCCCGCCCGCTGACATCAAACTACCCGACATCAGGGAGAAATTGGCCGAAGCTGAGCAGAGGAGACTTctg ATTCTACAGCAACGGGCGGCGTCAGCACAAAAAAGAGCTCAAAGAATGACAAAGTCCTCGAAAATTAATGAC gATTTCCTCGGACCTGAAGAAAGCAAACATGGCCCCAACGTGGTTACCATTTCACCGGAGCCCGGCGTTTGTGAAGACAAAAACATATGA
- the LOC112050903 gene encoding uncharacterized protein LOC112050903 isoform X1, giving the protein MGCGSSGHVIAPAEDGHKMANGNDKMTNGNDKKASCNEANDTNKANEANETNRANGANSHHHTDDLPTVVLPDTPAKPRPPIAFEIPIEEFDVNPKATTPPPHLQRLLHPPPADIKLPDIREKLAEAEQRRLLILQQRAASAQKRAQRMTKSSKINDDFLGPEESKHGPNVVTISPEPGVCEDKNI; this is encoded by the exons ATGGGATGTGGTTCTTCGGGTCACGTGATAGCCCCGGCAGAGGACGGCCACAAGATGGCCAATGGCAACGATAAGATGACCAATGGCAACGACAAAAAGGCCAGTTGCAACGAGGCAAACGACACAAACAAGGCAAACGAGGCAAACGAGACAAACAGGGCAAACGGAGCAAACAGTCACCACCATACTGACGATTTACCGACTGTAGTGTTACCCGATACTCCCGCTAAGCCTAGACCTC CGATCGCGTTTGAGATCCCCATAGAGGAGTTCGACGTGAACCCCAAGGCGACGACCCCTCCCCCGCACCTGCAGAGGCTGCTGCACCCCCCGCCCGCTGACATCAAACTACCCGACATCAGGGAGAAATTGGCCGAAGCTGAGCAGAGGAGACTTctg ATTCTACAGCAACGGGCGGCGTCAGCACAAAAAAGAGCTCAAAGAATGACAAAGTCCTCGAAAATTAATGAC gATTTCCTCGGACCTGAAGAAAGCAAACATGGCCCCAACGTGGTTACCATTTCACCGGAGCCCGGCGTTTGTGAAGACAAAAACATATGA